caccagctttcctaggtgccataggcttttggagaatgcacatccctgcatacagccagattgtgaaccctctctacctggtcacccgcaagaagaataatttccactggggccctgaacaacagtAAGCCTTCGCCTAGATCAAACACGAGATCGCCCATGCGgtagcccttggcccagtcgGGACGGGACCAGAtgtaaagaatgtgctctactctgcagccaggaaccATGGTGTGTCTTGGAGcttttggcagaaggtgcctggtgagactTATGGTCAATCATTGGGATTTTGGAGTCAAAGTTATAGAGGGTCTGAAGCCAACTAtactcccacagagaaggaaatattgGCCACCTATGAAAGATTTCAAGCTGCCacagaggtgattggcacagaaaCACAATTCTCCTGGCACCtcgactgccagtgctggggtggatttTCAAAGCAGACCATGCCACCTATGCCACATGGAGGAActggattgccctcatcacgcagaGGGCCCgttttggaaaactgaattgCCCTGGGATTTTGGCAATAATTACAAATTGGCCCAAAGGTGAAAACTTTGGTCTTACTGACGAATAAGTGAGCTGGGCTCAAGAAGCTCTAACATACAACCAACTGCTAGCAGATGAAACACGCTATGCTCTTTTCACCAACGGTTCCTGCTGCATCGTGGGGATGAGCAAGAAGTGGAAAtcagccgtatggagccccacatgACAGATTGCACAAGGTACCGAATGAGAAGGTGGAacaagtcaacttgctgaactcaaagctgttcagctggcccTGGACATTGCTGAAAGAGAGaagtggccaaagctctacctaTATACTGATAcatggatggtagccaatgctctgtggggttggctggaaagatggaaaaaggccaactggcagtgcaggggacaACAAATCTGGACTGCTGATGAATGGAAAGGCATTGCCACTCAGGTAGAGAAGCTGTCTGTGAAACTTtgtcatgtggatgcccatgtccccaagaCTCAGGTTAATGAAGAATACAGACACAatgagcaggtagatcaggctgcacagataggggtgtcaaagatagacttagattggcAACACAAGGCAGAATTGTTCCTGCCCTATAGGCCCAGGAcgcctcaggtcatcagggcagagatgccacctataagcGGGAATGAGACtgaggggtggatctaaccatggacagccTTTCTCAGGCTATCCATGACTTTGAGATGTGTGCAGCCATCATGCAAGCCAAGTGGGTGAAGTCCCTCTGGTATGGGGGcgcggtggtccaagtataagtatggGGAGAcctggcagattgattacatcaCACTGCCTGAAATCCaccaaggcaagcgctacgtgctgaccatggtggaagccaccacctCATGGTGGGtgacctaccctgtgcctcaaGCCACTGTCTGTAACACCATCTATGGCCTAGAAAAGTAAGTCCTTTGGAGGCATtgtacccctgagagaattgagtcagtCAACGGGTCTCGTTTCAAGAACAGCCGTATAACCACCTGGGCTAGAGAATACAGCAATGACTGGGTGTaccatattccctaccatgcaccagctgcagggaaattGGAGAGGTACAATGGGCTGTTAAAAACAACCTTGAAAACACTGAGTGGGGGATCTTTCAAGAATTGGGAGTGGCATCTAGCAGTGGACAACTTGTTAGTTAACACCCGAGGTTCCAttaaccgagcaggccctgccctgTCTGAGTCCTTGCATACAGTAGATGGAGATAAATTCCCAGTGTTGCATGTCAGAGGTTTGTTAGGGAAGACAGTTTGGATCAATTCTGCCTCAAATACAGACAAACCCATTcatgggattgtctttgctgagGGACCAGGTGGCAcatggtggataatgcagaaagatgggaCAACATGAtgtgtacctcagggagatctgatTGTTGGGTGAGAACCATATGTAAATACTACTATTGGATGTCACATTCATTGTCTGTATATAGCTGTTTTctgtacatacatatatttgtaTGATGTATATGTTTACAGAATTAGAATATATTTTGGATATAGTGGTAAGCTGACCATATGGAAATAAGGGGTGAAATGGcttggggtgactttatgatgcttgtatcctCAAATTGTTCGTTTGTGTTCAATATtgagttctgcagctttaagactgCTTCCAGGAGTgaagcaggaagagaaagaagtgcAGAGTTTGTAGTCAGAGACTGCACTTGCTTCCCCACATTCTTCACACAGATTGTGTTGTCTGCAGTGGACAGCAGgaatgacttctttttttttaattagttatGCTGGCTAGCTGAGGCAAAGGAGACCCCTGGACACTGTTTTTTACCCTTTCTAATGGAATTGattgaacctgctctggactgaaaaccccAAAGGAGCACTGGGAGGTCACACCTGTGTCCTACTGGGGCCTGGCCTAGGCCATGGCATTTCTCAGCACCGAAAGGACTCAAAACAGACTGAGGAAGCTGGGCTGCGACCCACAACAAGGACTCTTCTGAGTTTGTCATCCCTTTCAGGGCAGCGAGAAGTTTTGCAATTTGCTATTGTTCAATTTTGTGCTGGGAAGCACTTTGTCTcttaaataaacagttttttccacttttctcttAGGAAGCATTTTCCCCAAACCAGAGAAGGGCCCCCATTTGGAgctttcctcccaaatttgccctaaactAGGGCAATTGGGAAGGGGTTGggggagaagaagaaggagcatgaagagaagcagaaggaaaagtctAAGAAGAATGAAGATAAGAAGGCGAAGGAGAATGAGAAGGAGAAGGACAACACGAAGAAGGAGATAGAGAAGATGAGAAACAAAGAGAATGAGAGCTataaagaagaaagacaaagatgggaaagggaaagggaaagggaaagggaaagggaaagggaaagggaaagggaaagggaaagggaaagactTGATGCAAATAAAATTTGTCAATGTACAGGGCATAGAGAGGGAAAAGTCCCTCTCTGATTTTGGTCTCTTCCCTTTTAGCAGAGCCATGGTGTCACAGAgggcctggagctgtggcagccttTGCTCATGgagtgctcccagctctggagtcaaccccactgccagcactgctgcacaggTGTAAGAGCTCCTGGTCTCATTGCATAGAAATACTAAGATCTGTCTGTCTTCAGACAGAGCACTTGGAGCCTCCTTGTCGATCTTCTTCTTCGTCACCGACCCATTCCCAAATCTCTCCTTCATATCCTCCCATTTCACCTTTGattccattttcttctccacTTTAACCTTCGCTATACCCTTCTATCTTCTCTATAACCATTCCCTGCcacttccattttcttttgtctcaGAAGCACAATTTCGCCTCTCACTCTTGCAACTCCCCCATCCCAGAAGCCCTCATGATTTAGGAAAAAGAGGCAAAGAGACAGGAATTGGATGCAGGAAAACTTTATTGTaccaggaagggcaggagaggcCAGGAGAGGGATGGTGAACAAACCCCAGACAGGCCGGGTGTCACGGGCTGCAGGAGGCCAGGGCAGCTTGTGCAGAGCTCAACTTCTCCATGCTGGGCTGAGGCGGCCGCACGCgtttgggctgggctgtggtggctcTAGCAGGGCCCGCAGGTGTCCCAGAGCTTCTTGCTGTAGCGGGGCAGGGCGCAAGGGCTGTAGGCGGGAGCAGCGCAGGCTCTGCCAAAGGTGCAGAGGCCAGCCGAGGCCTGGGTGGCGCCGGCGCCGCAGAGGccgcccagccccagggagccgCCAAAGGCCGGTGCTCCGGAGGAGCCCACCACGGcttgctgggggaaggaggtgagGATGGGGCCGGGGAAGGTGACCACCACGGGGGGCGGCTGGATCAAGGCCGAGGAGTCGGGGCACTGGCGGGCACACAGCTCGTTGCAGCTCTCAGCgatgggctggggcacagccacgCTGGTTTTGGGGGTGCACAGCTCGTAGCAGGACATCTTGGTGAGAGATGCGAGGGTGCTCTGCAAGAGAGGgcagccatggcaggagagcagcagaggcagcccccAAGCCACAGGggccggggctggagcggggagCTGTGAGCAGAAGGGCTCACACACTTACCCTTGTCCCTGAGGAGGAGAATGTGGCCAGGTGAGTGCTTGTCCCAGTGTGGCTCAGGCAGGGCTTTTATAGCAGCCCCAGCattgctcagctccagccaggccaATCTCCATAGTGGACACTCCCTGGTGCTACTGCTGCTGACACCAGGGTATTGCAGCCCCTACCCCTCCCTGAGTCAACATCCCTCAGGTGTCACTTCTGCACCTCCCGCTGCCCAAGCCATCTTGTGCTTCCAACCATCTCAGATACTTGATAGCCAGGATGGTTCCCTGGAATGGTTTCCAGGAATGCCTTTAATAGTCCAAATGcgtgtggcagggctggaatcaGCCTAGGCTCGGTGAACGTCTCTGCCCCTTTTTCCATGTGTAGATCAGGAAGTACATAAGGGATCTTTGTCGCCAATTTAAAAGAGTTTTGTGGGCACTGAATGCAGGTACAGAGGATCTGATTCCCATAGGCTCTTCTGTGGTGAACAGGTCATCTCCATGCTGCAGAGTCCTGGCACTACTGCCTCacatgctgcagctcctgccatgtGTTACTGGAGCCTATTCTTGGGTGCCATCCTGGCTAACAATCATCTGATGTGGCAGGAAGGACAAGATGGCTTAGGCAtcaggaggtgctggagtgaCACCTGGGGGATGTTGActcagggaggggcaggggctgcaataccctggtgtcagcagcagcagcagcagcatcagggaGTGTCCACTGTGCAGATtggcctggctggagctgagcaatGCTGGGGCTGCTATAAAAGCCCTGCCTGGGCCACACTGGGACAAGCACTCACCTGgccaccttctcctcctcaggGACAAGGGTAAGTGTATGAGCccttctgctctcagctccctgctccagccccggcCCCTGTGGCTtgggtgctgcctctgctgctctcctgccatggctgcCCTCTCTTGCAGAGCACCCTCACATCTCTCACCAAGATGTCCTGCTACGAGCTGTGCACCCCCAAAACCAGcgtggctgtgccccagcccatcGCTGAGAGCTGCAACGAGCTGTGTGCCCGCCAGTGCCCCGACTCCTCGGCCTTGATCCAGCCGCCCCCCGTGGTGGTCACCTTCCCCGGCCCCATCctcacctccttcccccagcaagCCGTGGTGGGCTCCTCCGGAGCACCGGCCTTTGGcggctccctggggctgggcggCCTCTACGGCGCCGGCGCCACCCAGACCTCGGCTGGCCTCTGCACCTTTGGCAGAGCCTGCGCTGCTCCCGCCTACAGCCCTTGCGCCCTGCCCCGCTACAGCAAGAAGCTCTGGGACACCTGCGGGCCCTGCTAgagccaccacagcccagcccaaacGCGTGCGGCCGCCTCAGCCCAGCATGGAGAAGTTGAGCTCTGCACAAGCTGCCCTGGCCTCATATAGCCCATGACACCCGGCCTGTCTGGGGCTTGCCCACCATCCCTCTCCTGGCCTCTCCTAGTCTTCCTGGTACAATAAAGTTTTCCTGCATCCAGTTCCtgtctcatttccttttttacCAAGTCAAGAGGTCCCCTGGCATGTGGGAGTTGCAAGAGCGGGAGGGGAAATGGTGGTTCTGGGAGAACTGTAAATTGAAGTGAAAGGGAATCATGAAATAGAACAGGGATGGTGACTGTTCAGATTAAAGTGGAGAAGAAAATGGCATCAACAGGGATGTGGGAGGATTTGAAAGACGGCTTTGGGAATACTCTGCACCTCTTTCTCTTCCCGCTTCAGTTTTGAAAGcagtcttaaagctgcagaactcaATATTGAACACCAACAGGCGATTtggggatacaagcatcataaagtcacccgAAGACATTTTACCCCTTATCTCCACATCGTCAGCCTACCATTATATCTAATATATATTCTAGCTCTGTTGCACTTACatcatacatatatatgtatatagagACTATGTATACAGCTATATACAGACAATGACAGTGGCATCCAATAgttatatttgcatatttttctcACCCAACAATCAGATATCCCTCCGGTACACATCATGTTGTCCTATCTTTCTGCATTATACACCATATGCAACTTGGTCCctcagcaaagacaatcccatgAATGGGTTTGTCTGTATTTGAGGCAGAATTGATTCAAGATGCCTTCCCTAACAAACCTCTGACATGCAATACTGGCAATTTATCTCCGTCTACTGTATGCAAGGACTCAGACTGGGCAGGGCTTGCACGGTTGGTGGAATCTTGAGTGTTAACTAACCAGGTGGCCTTTGCTACATGCCGCTCCCAATTCTTGAAAGATCACTCAATGCTTTCAAGATCGAGTAGATCTCCAGCCATCaggtggtggcttccaccatggtcagcacgtagcaCTTGCCTTGGCGGGTTTGAGGCAGCatgatgtagtcaatctgccaggtCTCCccatacttatacttggaccaccgcgcccccataccagaggggcttcacccacttggcttgcttgatggcacCACACATCTCACAGTCATGGATAGCCTGAGaaatgctgtccatggttagatccacccctcaGTCTCATTCCTGCTCATAGGTGGAACCTCTGCCCTAATGATCTGAGGCATTGTGAGCTCATTGGGCaaggaacaattctcccttgtgttcccaatctaagtctatctttgacacctctatctgtgcagcctgatctacctgctcaGTGTGTCTGTATTCTTCATTAACCTGAGtcttggggacatgggcatccacatgacgaAGTTTCACAGACAGCTTCTCTACCTGAGTGGCAATGcctttccactcatcagcagtCCAGATTTGTtgtcccctgcactgccagttggcctttttccacctttccagccaaccccacagagcattggctaccatccgtgaatcagtgtaaaggtagagctttggccacttCTGTCTTTCAGCAATGTCCAGGGCCAGCTaaacagctttgagttcagcaagttgacttgcTCCACTTTCTCATTCGGTACCTTGTGCAATCTGTcatgtggggctccatacggctgaTTTCCACTTCTTGCTCATCCCCACGATGCAACAGGAACCGTTGGTGAAAAGAGCATAGCgtgtttcatctgctggcagttggttgtatgtTAGAGCTTCTTGAGCCCAGCTCACTTCTACCTCAGTAAGACCAATGTTTTCACCTTTCGGCAAATTTGTAATTATTGCCAAAATCCCAGGGcaattcagttttccaaaacGGGCGCGCTGCATGATGAGGGCAATCCAGTTCCTCCATGTGGCGTCTGTGGCGTCTGTGGCGTGGTGGGTAAAGGGAACCTTTGCTTTCAATAtccatcccagcactggcagtcaaGGTGCCAGGAGATGTTGTGtttctgtgccaatcacctcgGAGGCGGCTTGAACTCTTTCATAGGCGGCcaatatttccttctctgtggttGTATAGCTGGCTTTGGACCCTCTGTAACTTTGACTCCAAAATCCCAATGCCATgagtctcaccaggcaccttctgccaaaatCTCCAGGACACACCATggttcctggctgcagagtaAAGCACATTCTTTATATCTGGTTCTGTCttgactgggccaagggctgccgcatgagcgatctcctgtttgatctgATCAAAGGCTTGCTGTTGTTCcgggccccagtggaaatcgttcttccTGCGGCTGACCAGGTAGAGAGAGTTCACAATCTGGCTGTatgcagggatgtgcattctccaaaagcctatggcacctaggaaagcttgtgtttccttcttgcttgaTGGTTGAGACATTGCGGTGATTTcattgatgacctcagtggcGACCTGGCGctgtccatcttgccacttcactcccagaATCTGGATCTCTtgggcaggtcctttgactttgctttttTGATAGTAAAACCAGCTTTCAAGAGAATCTGGATAATTATCTCTCCTGTCTTGTATACTTccgctgctgtgttcccccacacaatgatgtcatcaatgtactgcaaatgttctggagcctcactCTTTTCCTGTACAGTCTGGatctgcccatggcagatggtggggctgtgtttccaccccttGGGCAGTGGGTTCCAGGTGcactgcacgcccctccaggtgaaagcaaactgaggcctgcactctgctgccagaggaatggagaaaaatgcattggcaatgtcaatggtggccTACGgccttgctgccttggactccagctcgtactgtATGTCTCGGACGGCAGCatgtcctagtttgaaggacaggtatttTTTCAAGAAATGCAGGAGCTCCTCTTGATTATTATAGTTTTTGAATCAGTGACTCCCAGGCAGAGATATGGAGGTAGGAATACCAGCTCTTTGCTAATATATCTAAGCAAACAAAGAGAAACAACTGAAGCTGTGAAAATTGACAACAAAAAGAACAATAAATTAATTCCAGTCCCTTTTTGGCTGCAGACACtcttcctgtgctcagcaccgATGGTGGAGAGTGGGGCAGGGACCACGCCGCTCCTGAGACAGCAGGTAGGAGCTGGGGGTGGAGGCAGCAACGCAGCATTCGAAGTGGAAGAAGGGTGGAGGAAGGACTCCCCGCTCACTGTgtgggttctggtgctcagctgtgtgctcagaggTAGCAGACTGGAGTGGAGAAGATGGTAGGGCAGTGTTCCACAGCAGAGAACCTGGCTCCCAGCGTtaggctggcacagggtggaaATGAGCAGCCCCCAGACTCCCCTCAGACCCTGCCAGCCAGAAAGAGATGGAGACAGTTCCCGCCCATCCCTTTCTCTTGAGCCATCAAGAGCTGGGGTGCAGCCTGGAAGGCTTCCTTAGCAtaacaatgggaaaaattctccAGACAGGACAAAAAAATAGGGagggaacaaaccccaaaccctaacatagcgctcagcggtggagtcacttcattcaatgcACGACAGTCtacagtcaatctccattctccatcagatttgtgcacaggccagatggaactgttgaagggtgagtgggttttgctgaccaccccttggctctccagctcaccGATCATCTTGTGGaaggggatcacagcatcttgATTACTCCAGTACTGCCTTCACTGTGGAGGTGGCAATTCACATATGTCACTCTTCCAACTTCAGGAGTGCTATTGCAGATGGGTTCTCCGACAGTCATGGCAAAGTATTCAATTGCTAAATGCCCTCTACCTCTACAGCAGATATTCCAGAATGTCTTGGGCCATGCAAGGCATCTGCAGATGCTCAAACCTTATTTGCCATATCAAGCACGATCTTCTCTATGTCATGCTACTACATCATTGCTAAAGCAAAAGTGCATTCTTGTGGCCCAACTCATACAAAGTGTCGCTACATGAGGGATGTATGTGGCATCAAGCTAGGATTCAATTTTGGAATACAGGCATGAAAAATTCAGCCCAAGACACCAAAATTCTCTGTTTCCCAATTCAATTTCAATTTtgataacattttaatttccactTTGATATCATTCTAATTTCAACATAAACCTCCATTCTCGATTCCctcttgtttttcattttccctttatCCTTCAATTTTCCATTGCCCCTGACCACCCTTGAATAACCATTTCCCCTCCCACTTCTGAAACTCCAGCATGCCGAGGGTGATCATTACTTAGGAAAATGAGgcaaagagacagaaattgGATGCAGGAAAACTTTATTGTACCaagaagggcaggagaggagagagggacagTGGGCAGGCCCAAGGCAGGCCAAGTgtcatgggctgcaggaggccagGGCAGCTTGTGCAGAGCTCAACTTCTCCATGCTGGGCTGAGGCGGCCGCACGCgtttgggctgggctgtggtggctcTAGCAGGGCCCGCAGGTGTCCCAGAGCTTCTTGCTGTAGCGGGGCAGGGCGCAAGGGCTGTAGGCGGGAGCAGCGCAGGCTCTGCCAAAGGTGCAGAGGCCAGCCGAGGCCTGGGTGGCGCCGGCGCCGTAGAGGccgcccagccccagggagccgCCAAAGGCCGGTGCTCCGGAGGAGCCCACCACGGcttgctgggggaaggaggtgagGATGGGGCCGGGGAAGGTGACCACCACGGGGGGCGGCTGGATCAAGGCCGAGGAGTCGGGGCACTGGCGGGCACACAGCTCGTTGCAGCTCTCAGCgatgggctggggcacagccacgCTGGTTTTGGGGGTGCACATGTCGTAGCAGGACATCTTGGTGAGAGATGCGAGGGTGCTCTGCAAGAGAGGgcagccatggcaggagagcagcagaggcagcacccaAGCCACAGGGgccggggctggagcagggagctgtgagcagaAGGGCTCACACACTTACCCTTGTCCCTGAGGAGGAGAATGTGGCCAGGCGAGTGCTTGTCCCAgtgtggcacaggcagggctttTATAGCAGCCCCAGCATTGCTCAGCTCTGGCCAGGCCAGTCTCCATAGTGgacactccctgctgctgctgctgacaccagGGTGTCTggcccctgcccctccctgagTCAACATACCCCTGGTGACACCCCAGAACTTCCTGTTGCTTTATCCATCTTGTCCTTCATGCCACATCAGATACTTAAGAGCTGGGATGGCACCCAGGAATGGTCTCCAGTAACACATGGCAGAAGCTGGAGCATGTGAGGCAGTAGTGTCAAGACCCTGAAGGAAGGAGGTGACCTGTTCATCACAAGGGGGCCCAGCAGAACCAGACCCCATATGCCGGAAGACAGTGCCCAGGAAACTCTTTTACATTGGTAACTAACACGCATTGTGTCCCTCCTGATGTACATATGGAACAAGGAGCAGGTATAGCCCCCTGGTTAAGGCTCATTGCTTATTGCTTAATGGCCCTTTGTGCCATTAAAGGATTTCCTGGAGCCCATTCCTGAGTGTCATCCCTTCTATCAAGTATCTGATGTGGAAGGAAGCACAAGATGGATTGGGCGTCAGGAAGTGCTGGGGAGGCACCTGGGAGATGCTGACtctgggaggggcaggggcCGCAAAGACCTGGcgtcagcagcagcagcaccagggagtGTCCACTGTCCAGATtggcctggctggagctgagcaatGCTGGGGCTGCTATAAAAGCTCTGCCTGGGCCACACTGGGCCAAGCACTCACCTGgccaccttctcctcctcaggGACAAGGCTAAGTGTGTGAGCCCTTCTgccctcagctccctgctccagccctggcccctgTGGCTtgggtgctgcctctgctgctctcctgccatggct
The nucleotide sequence above comes from Oenanthe melanoleuca isolate GR-GAL-2019-014 chromosome 2, OMel1.0, whole genome shotgun sequence. Encoded proteins:
- the LOC130249954 gene encoding scale keratin-like, whose translation is MSCYELCTPKTSVAVPQPIAESCNELCARQCPDSSALIQPPPVVVTFPGPILTSFPQQAVVGSSGAPAFGGSLGLGGLYGAGATQTSAGLCTFGRACAAPAYSPCALPRYSKKLWDTCGPC
- the LOC130249951 gene encoding scale keratin-like; the encoded protein is MSCYDMCTPKTSVAVPQPIAESCNELCARQCPDSSALIQPPPVVVTFPGPILTSFPQQAVVGSSGAPAFGGSLGLGGLYGAGATQASAGLCTFGRACAAPAYSPCALPRYSKKLWDTCGPC
- the LOC130249953 gene encoding scale keratin-like — encoded protein: MSCYELCTPKTSVAVPQPIAESCNELCARQCPDSSALIQPPPVVVTFPGPILTSFPQQAVVGSSGAPAFGGSLGLGGLCGAGATQASAGLCTFGRACAAPAYSPCALPRYSKKLWDTCGPC